In Mercurialis annua linkage group LG6, ddMerAnnu1.2, whole genome shotgun sequence, the following are encoded in one genomic region:
- the LOC126653495 gene encoding uncharacterized protein LOC126653495 isoform X2, translated as MVKSKEEEEGNKSDGLEIISIGSLYSGTWDKKYWSSSRGKDRYPYPVGYQACRAYNGSTYKMEIQEGSKGPLFLITSADGHSCSGQTADIAWEKFQKKGCLRVNILHGKRFSCKIDGIEFFGFRNPLVQRLLRELVANVNGIAEQSLVSSSFCIVAPTIDPNSEYHDPSTSSNLSVLEKPHLTRKRVKRGNNKPSGCDDFKRLCAGDVTYGSRKKKKSVPASTIIFNEMHDSCIPLSPVLAGLQSNCPTGKENICSSDKDGLLLKFDDYPNDVREKVVLAERVRKPDNYENNKSTNVVSNSCAEEKPLDRLQDTEEVISELKAVDALCPDESQTVDDVDLCVPDTELEGLNFPVSSKFKNVTDPCPEECQSVLAVHLCAPDTLDSVQDNTTSSATVILDKITCGAAEEFMVNDLCVPDTELEGLNFPVSSEFKIEADPCPEECKNIIAVHLCAPDTLDFVQDNTKKSATIMLDKFTCGVEEEFMVTDPVVSEQLVTKSSPEEESGTFSSNFSSEKSDMDSVGHDIAKSMMTLLLPQAIPLLNITSRKKIKTPSPSVNFDIKPKLHEENIGSGSSIKAQSSDINHSVIQSYGHVKSVALDKFGGDQFQDQVMNQLVSPSKNVEADQVSFGKDASCLHGGKRHADLDIKGSLAYHVETNETKDILCDDKVQLNERKMAQGGEFHLSEFVLNRKSSSKEVPTIVSHDVRQNINENSLGAKINSEKNLETAPDCNEGTSAASVGALASLQLSRKESLEAGDFVTSKISSGQVSKRVYTRKKVPKTEAIRRKNSPLLLESAGCSKLIDGCTAGTTGTALNSELFNDQKEVVYTDTRVGGELHGLSTENTDVTSNPVLESRAPFMSVNQADFCASEDQDTSNPSVPSVLDVEKSQIHLSEKIAGLKNSLDINRLASREEGIRFCHKDSNSEITRQMNLEFNCELDSIVDFLGCYFHPMPVLSLLLSRKGNEIYICSLCGLLVEKDRTLFLYKLVIEGPGTGCPCFIGHTSITWPSSADKFGGVIPFERSGLQLTPDGQCLVLLGNTRTPCCREGTLDCLCSSCTLDCSENNGVKIVQVKAGYVSVLVKLSTSDSLLCILVCEPDHIVAAGENGKLHLWTMNSLWSAPTEDFTIQSNDHISPCTMELKRIPKCSSLVIGHDGLGQFRLWDISKRILVSKFSAPSISVHQFCPISVLFRQREVNGFSYSNMEVDINTLLDATKMCFSEHSMNHSRPHSENEDISIWCLVFTAPHSDALHDYGSSDFLINSVGGWRVALLVKDTLILGNALDPRAAAIGASAGHGIIGTLDGLVYMWEILTGKVLGTLHKFKGGSASCIATDGSGSGVLAVADDKGQVLVYMCPQRV; from the exons ATGGTGAAAtctaaagaagaagaagaaggaaataAATCAGATGGACTTGAAATTATCTCAATCGGATCTCTATACAGTGGAACCTGGGATAAGAAGTATTGGAGCTCGTCTAGG GGTAAAGATAGGTATCCTTATCCTGTTGGATATCAAGCTTGTCGAGCTTATAATGGGAGCACATATAAGATGGAAATTCAGGAAGGTTCTAAAGGGCCATTATTCCTG ATTACTTCTGCTGATGGACATTCATGCTCTGGGCAAACAGCGGATATTGCATGGGAGAAATTTCAGAAAAAAGGCTGCCTGCGCGTAAATATCTTGCATGGCAAAAGGTTTTCTTGCAAGATAGATGGTATAGAG TTCTTTGGGTTCCGAAACCCATTAGTCCAGAGGTTACTTCGGGAGTTGGTGGCAAATGTGAATGGAATAGCAGAACAAAGCCTGGTATCTTCCAGTTTCTGCATTGTGGCTCCAACAATAGATCCAAATAGTGAATACCATGATCCAAGCACATCTTCTAACCTGTCAGTTTTGGAAAAACCACATTTGACACGGAAAAGAGTCAAGAGGGGAAATAACAAGCCATCAGGATGTGATGATTTTAAAAGACTGTGTGCTGGTGATGTAACATATGGGAGtcgtaagaaaaaaaaatctgtgCCGGCCtccactattatttttaatgaaatgcACGACTCTTGCATTCCTCTTAGTCCAGTTCTAGCAGGATTGCAATCAAATTGTCCAACTGGAAAAGAAAATATTTGTTCTTCAGACAAAGATGGTTTGCTTTTGAAGTTTGATGACTACCCTAATGATGTTCGAGAGAAAGTTGTGTTGGCTGAAAGAGTAAGAAAGCCTgataattatgaaaataacaaATCCACTAATGTAGTCAGCAACTCCTGTGCAGAAGAAAAACCT CTTGATAGGTTGCAAGATACTGAAGAAGTAATTTCTGAACTGAAAGCTGTTGATGCATTATGTCCAGACGAATCTCAAACAGTTGATGACGTTGATCTTTGTGTTCCTGATACTGAATTGGAAGGTCTGAATTTTCCAGTATCATCCAAATTCAAAAATGTGACTGATCCATGTCCAGAAGAATGTCAAAGTGTCCTTGCTGTTCATCTTTGTGCTCCTGATACATTAGATTCTGTGCAAG ATAATACGACAAGCTCTGCTACAGTTATCTTGGATAAAATTACTTGTGGAGCTGCAGAAGAGTTCATGGTTAATGATCTTTGTGTTCCTGATACTGAATTGGAAGGTCTGAATTTTCCAGTATCATCCGAATTCAAAATTGAGGCTGATCCATGTCCAGAAGAATGTAAAAATATCATTGCTGTTCATCTTTGTGCTCCTGATACATTAGATTTCGTGCAAG ATAACACGAAAAAATCTGCTACAATTATGTTGGATAAATTTACATGTGGGGTTGAAGAAGAGTTCATGGTAACTGATCCAGTTGTTTCTGAACAATTGGTGACTAAATCATCCCCAGAAGAAGAATCGGGCACATTTAGTTCAAATTTCAGCTCTGAAAAAAGTGATATGGATTCAGTTGGTCATGATATAGCCAAGTCAATGATGACACTTCTGCTTCCACAAGCTATTCCTCTGCTCAATATTACCtcaaggaaaaaaattaaaaccccCAGCCCTTCAGTGAATTTCGATATTAAACCTAAACTTCATGAAGAAAATATTGGAAGTGGCTCCTCAATAAAGGCTCAATCCTCTGATATAAATCACTCAGTTATACAAAGTTATGGACATGTTAAGTCTGTTGCTCTTGACAAATTTGGTGGTGACCAATTTCAGGATCAAGTTATGAACCAGCTAGTATCGCCCTCCAAAAATGTGGAAGCTGATCAAGTTAGCTTTGGTAAAGATGCTTCTTGTCTTCATGGTGGGAAACGACATGCTGATCTAGACATTAAGGGGTCATTGGCTTATCATGTTGAGACCAATGAGACTAAAGATATTTTATGCGATGATAAAGTTCAGTTGAATGAAAGAAAAATGGCACAGGGTGGTGAATTCCACTTATCAGAATTTGTTCTAAATCGCAAATCTTCCAGCAAGGAAGTTCCCACCATAGTAAGCCATGATGTTCGCCAAAATATTAATGAAAACTCATTAGGTGCCAAGATCAATTCTGAGAAGAACCTTGAAACTGCACCCGATTGTAATGAAG GTACAAGTGCTGCTAGTGTAGGAGCCTTGGCGAGTTTGCAGTTATCAAGGAAGGAATCTCTTGAGGCCGGGGATTTTGTAACCAGCAAGATATCCAGTGGCCAAGTCTCCAAAAGAGTATACACCAGAAAAAAGGTCCCAAAAACAGAAGCTATAAGGAGAAAGAACAGTCCTCTACTTTTAGAAAGTGCAGGGTGTAGCAAACTTATAGATGGTTGTACAGCAGGAACAACAGGAACTGCCCTCAACTCAGAGCTCTTCAATGACCAAAAAGAAGTAGTTTATACTGATACCAGGGTTGGAGGGGAACTCCATGGTTTGTCCACTGAAAATACTGATGTGACTTCTAATCCCGTATTGGAAAGCCGGGCGCCTTTTATGTCAGTAAATCAAGCAGATTTCTGTGCTTCAGAAGACCAGGATACCTCAAATCCGTCTGTTCCATCCGTGTTAGATGTAGAAAAATCCCAAATCCATTTATCAGAGAAGATAGCGGGGCTTAAGAATTCTTTAGACATTAATCGTCTTGCATCTCGAGAAGAAGGAATAAGGTTCTGTCACAAGGACAGTAATTCAGAAATAACGAGGCAAATGAACTTAGAGTTTAATTGTGAGCTAGACAGCATTGTTGATTTTTTGGGATGCTATTTCCACCCTATGCCTGTTTTGTCACTGTTGTTGAGCCGAAAAGGAAACGAAATCTACATTTGTAGTCTATGTGGTCTTTTGGTAGAAAAGGACAGAACCCTATTTCTTTACAAGCTAGTAATTGAAGGGCCAGGAACAGGATGTCCATGCTTTATTGGTCACACGTCAATAACCTGGCCATCTTCAGCTGATAAATTTGGTGGAGTA ATTCCATTTGAAAGATCTGGTTTGCAACTCACCCCAGATGGGCAGTGTCTTGTTTTGCTTGGAAACACTAGAACACCATGTTGCAG GGAAGGAACATTAGATTGTTTATGCTCATCATGTACATTAGACTGCTCTGAGAACAATGGTGTGAAAATTGTACAAGTAAAAGCTGGATACGTATCAGTTCTGGTTAAATTGAGTACATCTGACAGTTTGCTATGTATATTGGTGTGTGAACCTGATCACATTGTTGCTGCTGGAGAGAATGGAAAACTGCATCTTTGGACCATGAATTCATTATGGAG TGCACCAACAGAAGATTTCACCATACAGTCTAATGATCACATATCCCCATGTACGATGGAGTTAAAGAGAATACCAAAATGTTCTTCTCTAGTTATTGGGCATGATGGCCTTGGGCAGTTCAGATTATG GGATATCTCAAAACGTATACTTGTCTCTAAATTCTCGGCTCCAAGCATTTCAGTTCATCAATTTTGTCCAATCAGTGTGTTATTTAGGCAAAGGGAAGTCAACGGTTTCAGTTACTCTAACATGGAAGTGGACATCAATACATTATTGGATGCAACAAAAATGTGTTTTTCAGAGCACAGCATGAATCATTCCCGTCCTCATTCAGAGAATGAAGATATTTCCATCTGGTGTCTTGTCTTCACTGCCCCTCACTCTGATGCTCTACATGACTATGGTTCAAGTGATTTCCTGATAAATTCAGTTGGAGGTTGGAGGGTAGCACTACTGGTGAAAGATACATTGATATTGGGAAATGCATTGGATCCAAG GGCTGCCGCTATTGGTGCATCAGCTGGTCATGGAATCATTGGTACGCTTGACGGACTTGTGTATATGTGGGAAATTTTGACAGGAAAGGTACTTGGCACGTTGCATAAATTCAAAG GTGGAAGTGCTTCGTGCATTGCCACGGATGGTTCAGGTTCAGGTGTCTTGGCGGTGGCAGATGACAAAGGTCAGGTACTGGTATATATGTGCCCTCAGCGAGTCTGA
- the LOC126653495 gene encoding uncharacterized protein LOC126653495 isoform X4, producing MVKSKEEEEGNKSDGLEIISIGSLYSGTWDKKYWSSSRGKDRYPYPVGYQACRAYNGSTYKMEIQEGSKGPLFLITSADGHSCSGQTADIAWEKFQKKGCLRVNILHGKRFSCKIDGIEFFGFRNPLVQRLLRELVANVNGIAEQSLVSSSFCIVAPTIDPNSEYHDPSTSSNLSVLEKPHLTRKRVKRGNNKPSGCDDFKRLCAGDVTYGSRKKKKSVPASTIIFNEMHDSCIPLSPVLAGLQSNCPTGKENICSSDKDGLLLKFDDYPNDVREKVVLAERVRKPDNYENNKSTNVVSNSCAEEKPLDRLQDTEEVISELKAVDALCPDESQTVDDVDLCVPDTELEGLNFPVSSKFKNVTDPCPEECQSVLAVHLCAPDTLDSVQDNTTSSATVILDKITCGAAEEFMVNDLCVPDTELEGLNFPVSSEFKIEADPCPEEYNTKKSATIMLDKFTCGVEEEFMVTDPVVSEQLVTKSSPEEESGTFSSNFSSEKSDMDSVGHDIAKSMMTLLLPQAIPLLNITSRKKIKTPSPSVNFDIKPKLHEENIGSGSSIKAQSSDINHSVIQSYGHVKSVALDKFGGDQFQDQVMNQLVSPSKNVEADQVSFGKDASCLHGGKRHADLDIKGSLAYHVETNETKDILCDDKVQLNERKMAQGGEFHLSEFVLNRKSSSKEVPTIVSHDVRQNINENSLGAKINSEKNLETAPDCNEAVGTSAASVGALASLQLSRKESLEAGDFVTSKISSGQVSKRVYTRKKVPKTEAIRRKNSPLLLESAGCSKLIDGCTAGTTGTALNSELFNDQKEVVYTDTRVGGELHGLSTENTDVTSNPVLESRAPFMSVNQADFCASEDQDTSNPSVPSVLDVEKSQIHLSEKIAGLKNSLDINRLASREEGIRFCHKDSNSEITRQMNLEFNCELDSIVDFLGCYFHPMPVLSLLLSRKGNEIYICSLCGLLVEKDRTLFLYKLVIEGPGTGCPCFIGHTSITWPSSADKFGGVIPFERSGLQLTPDGQCLVLLGNTRTPCCREGTLDCLCSSCTLDCSENNGVKIVQVKAGYVSVLVKLSTSDSLLCILVCEPDHIVAAGENGKLHLWTMNSLWSAPTEDFTIQSNDHISPCTMELKRIPKCSSLVIGHDGLGQFRLWDISKRILVSKFSAPSISVHQFCPISVLFRQREVNGFSYSNMEVDINTLLDATKMCFSEHSMNHSRPHSENEDISIWCLVFTAPHSDALHDYGSSDFLINSVGGWRVALLVKDTLILGNALDPRAAAIGASAGHGIIGTLDGLVYMWEILTGKVLGTLHKFKGGSASCIATDGSGSGVLAVADDKGQVLVYMCPQRV from the exons ATGGTGAAAtctaaagaagaagaagaaggaaataAATCAGATGGACTTGAAATTATCTCAATCGGATCTCTATACAGTGGAACCTGGGATAAGAAGTATTGGAGCTCGTCTAGG GGTAAAGATAGGTATCCTTATCCTGTTGGATATCAAGCTTGTCGAGCTTATAATGGGAGCACATATAAGATGGAAATTCAGGAAGGTTCTAAAGGGCCATTATTCCTG ATTACTTCTGCTGATGGACATTCATGCTCTGGGCAAACAGCGGATATTGCATGGGAGAAATTTCAGAAAAAAGGCTGCCTGCGCGTAAATATCTTGCATGGCAAAAGGTTTTCTTGCAAGATAGATGGTATAGAG TTCTTTGGGTTCCGAAACCCATTAGTCCAGAGGTTACTTCGGGAGTTGGTGGCAAATGTGAATGGAATAGCAGAACAAAGCCTGGTATCTTCCAGTTTCTGCATTGTGGCTCCAACAATAGATCCAAATAGTGAATACCATGATCCAAGCACATCTTCTAACCTGTCAGTTTTGGAAAAACCACATTTGACACGGAAAAGAGTCAAGAGGGGAAATAACAAGCCATCAGGATGTGATGATTTTAAAAGACTGTGTGCTGGTGATGTAACATATGGGAGtcgtaagaaaaaaaaatctgtgCCGGCCtccactattatttttaatgaaatgcACGACTCTTGCATTCCTCTTAGTCCAGTTCTAGCAGGATTGCAATCAAATTGTCCAACTGGAAAAGAAAATATTTGTTCTTCAGACAAAGATGGTTTGCTTTTGAAGTTTGATGACTACCCTAATGATGTTCGAGAGAAAGTTGTGTTGGCTGAAAGAGTAAGAAAGCCTgataattatgaaaataacaaATCCACTAATGTAGTCAGCAACTCCTGTGCAGAAGAAAAACCT CTTGATAGGTTGCAAGATACTGAAGAAGTAATTTCTGAACTGAAAGCTGTTGATGCATTATGTCCAGACGAATCTCAAACAGTTGATGACGTTGATCTTTGTGTTCCTGATACTGAATTGGAAGGTCTGAATTTTCCAGTATCATCCAAATTCAAAAATGTGACTGATCCATGTCCAGAAGAATGTCAAAGTGTCCTTGCTGTTCATCTTTGTGCTCCTGATACATTAGATTCTGTGCAAG ATAATACGACAAGCTCTGCTACAGTTATCTTGGATAAAATTACTTGTGGAGCTGCAGAAGAGTTCATGGTTAATGATCTTTGTGTTCCTGATACTGAATTGGAAGGTCTGAATTTTCCAGTATCATCCGAATTCAAAATTGAGGCTGATCCATGTCCAGAAGAAT ATAACACGAAAAAATCTGCTACAATTATGTTGGATAAATTTACATGTGGGGTTGAAGAAGAGTTCATGGTAACTGATCCAGTTGTTTCTGAACAATTGGTGACTAAATCATCCCCAGAAGAAGAATCGGGCACATTTAGTTCAAATTTCAGCTCTGAAAAAAGTGATATGGATTCAGTTGGTCATGATATAGCCAAGTCAATGATGACACTTCTGCTTCCACAAGCTATTCCTCTGCTCAATATTACCtcaaggaaaaaaattaaaaccccCAGCCCTTCAGTGAATTTCGATATTAAACCTAAACTTCATGAAGAAAATATTGGAAGTGGCTCCTCAATAAAGGCTCAATCCTCTGATATAAATCACTCAGTTATACAAAGTTATGGACATGTTAAGTCTGTTGCTCTTGACAAATTTGGTGGTGACCAATTTCAGGATCAAGTTATGAACCAGCTAGTATCGCCCTCCAAAAATGTGGAAGCTGATCAAGTTAGCTTTGGTAAAGATGCTTCTTGTCTTCATGGTGGGAAACGACATGCTGATCTAGACATTAAGGGGTCATTGGCTTATCATGTTGAGACCAATGAGACTAAAGATATTTTATGCGATGATAAAGTTCAGTTGAATGAAAGAAAAATGGCACAGGGTGGTGAATTCCACTTATCAGAATTTGTTCTAAATCGCAAATCTTCCAGCAAGGAAGTTCCCACCATAGTAAGCCATGATGTTCGCCAAAATATTAATGAAAACTCATTAGGTGCCAAGATCAATTCTGAGAAGAACCTTGAAACTGCACCCGATTGTAATGAAG cTGTAGGTACAAGTGCTGCTAGTGTAGGAGCCTTGGCGAGTTTGCAGTTATCAAGGAAGGAATCTCTTGAGGCCGGGGATTTTGTAACCAGCAAGATATCCAGTGGCCAAGTCTCCAAAAGAGTATACACCAGAAAAAAGGTCCCAAAAACAGAAGCTATAAGGAGAAAGAACAGTCCTCTACTTTTAGAAAGTGCAGGGTGTAGCAAACTTATAGATGGTTGTACAGCAGGAACAACAGGAACTGCCCTCAACTCAGAGCTCTTCAATGACCAAAAAGAAGTAGTTTATACTGATACCAGGGTTGGAGGGGAACTCCATGGTTTGTCCACTGAAAATACTGATGTGACTTCTAATCCCGTATTGGAAAGCCGGGCGCCTTTTATGTCAGTAAATCAAGCAGATTTCTGTGCTTCAGAAGACCAGGATACCTCAAATCCGTCTGTTCCATCCGTGTTAGATGTAGAAAAATCCCAAATCCATTTATCAGAGAAGATAGCGGGGCTTAAGAATTCTTTAGACATTAATCGTCTTGCATCTCGAGAAGAAGGAATAAGGTTCTGTCACAAGGACAGTAATTCAGAAATAACGAGGCAAATGAACTTAGAGTTTAATTGTGAGCTAGACAGCATTGTTGATTTTTTGGGATGCTATTTCCACCCTATGCCTGTTTTGTCACTGTTGTTGAGCCGAAAAGGAAACGAAATCTACATTTGTAGTCTATGTGGTCTTTTGGTAGAAAAGGACAGAACCCTATTTCTTTACAAGCTAGTAATTGAAGGGCCAGGAACAGGATGTCCATGCTTTATTGGTCACACGTCAATAACCTGGCCATCTTCAGCTGATAAATTTGGTGGAGTA ATTCCATTTGAAAGATCTGGTTTGCAACTCACCCCAGATGGGCAGTGTCTTGTTTTGCTTGGAAACACTAGAACACCATGTTGCAG GGAAGGAACATTAGATTGTTTATGCTCATCATGTACATTAGACTGCTCTGAGAACAATGGTGTGAAAATTGTACAAGTAAAAGCTGGATACGTATCAGTTCTGGTTAAATTGAGTACATCTGACAGTTTGCTATGTATATTGGTGTGTGAACCTGATCACATTGTTGCTGCTGGAGAGAATGGAAAACTGCATCTTTGGACCATGAATTCATTATGGAG TGCACCAACAGAAGATTTCACCATACAGTCTAATGATCACATATCCCCATGTACGATGGAGTTAAAGAGAATACCAAAATGTTCTTCTCTAGTTATTGGGCATGATGGCCTTGGGCAGTTCAGATTATG GGATATCTCAAAACGTATACTTGTCTCTAAATTCTCGGCTCCAAGCATTTCAGTTCATCAATTTTGTCCAATCAGTGTGTTATTTAGGCAAAGGGAAGTCAACGGTTTCAGTTACTCTAACATGGAAGTGGACATCAATACATTATTGGATGCAACAAAAATGTGTTTTTCAGAGCACAGCATGAATCATTCCCGTCCTCATTCAGAGAATGAAGATATTTCCATCTGGTGTCTTGTCTTCACTGCCCCTCACTCTGATGCTCTACATGACTATGGTTCAAGTGATTTCCTGATAAATTCAGTTGGAGGTTGGAGGGTAGCACTACTGGTGAAAGATACATTGATATTGGGAAATGCATTGGATCCAAG GGCTGCCGCTATTGGTGCATCAGCTGGTCATGGAATCATTGGTACGCTTGACGGACTTGTGTATATGTGGGAAATTTTGACAGGAAAGGTACTTGGCACGTTGCATAAATTCAAAG GTGGAAGTGCTTCGTGCATTGCCACGGATGGTTCAGGTTCAGGTGTCTTGGCGGTGGCAGATGACAAAGGTCAGGTACTGGTATATATGTGCCCTCAGCGAGTCTGA